ACCCATGAAAACACCCAAAATCAAAGTCCCAGATACACCACCGAGAGATATACCCTTACCTGATAGTCCGAATACCCCAAGAACACCGATCGTGAAGTTGCCAGAGACTGAGCCTGTTTTAGAGAACGGTGAAAGGtcaaagagagatggattggCTGTGCCACCCAATGATGAAATGGAAATTGGAGGTCTGTCTCCCAAATCTGTGAAAAGGTTCAGTCAGCTCAAAGATACTTTAAGCCAACTTGAGAATGGCGGAAGCGAGAAAACCGAAGCGCAGGTCAAGATCGACGagttgatgaagtgagtaaaTGCAGTCTTATCAGATGGTGTATATATGCTAATATCCATGCAACAGGGAAATGGTCGATAAAGAGGAAtctcagaagaagatcatcgaacAGCAGTTCATTCAAATTGCCGATCTGCAAAAGATGAACAACAAGCTGAAAGAGGAACTAACTGAAAGAGTGAGTTTCGGAAGACCAATACCGATCTCGTACAGAGCGCAATTTGACAGAAGATTCTATGAACAGGAACTGAAAACACCTTCAACTGCTGAATATCACGAATTGCGAAGAGAACGAGATCAATTGATATCTGAGAAAGCTCAAACTTTCCCTCATGTCCCTTCTTACTCTCCCAAAACTCCCACCGtggatttggtggtggtggaacGATTGAAAGCTGAACATGCTGAAGACCTTCGATCGCTCATACAAGGTCACAAGGATACCATTACTGTTCTTCAGACAGAACATGTCGCCGCACTCGAGAAGCTCAAATCCACCGTCGAGAGCAACCAGAGTGCGTACCGAGCGGAAATCGAATCACTTCAATCGAAACATGATGTGATCATAGACGATCTCAAGAGTCGACATAACGAGATGATCGAGGCCATACAAAACGAGAATAACATGATCGctgaggagatggaaagatcttTATCGcaaattgaagaagaacgtcGGCAactgaagatgaaagctgatcaGGCTCTATTTGAGCTTTCGAGAATCAGGGACGAACATGCCCTACAGAGGAATACCGATGCCAAATCCATATCTGAATTAACCAGATCACGTAACACGTTAGAGAAGCTGAAAGTCGATTTGGAAAATACTATATCCGAATTGAAGAATGCTAATGGTGAATTGGCCAGAAAGGTGTCGGATCTGGAAGTGAAGATTAGTAGGAGATCCGTTATGCCCCCACCACAGGGACCCCCGCCTactacacctttaccaccctTGCCCAAGAAACACTCTATGAACAATATGAGATCGGAACTAGGCTCGCCAACATCTTTATCTGGATTTAAcagagatggaggtgattATTTCGGCGGTGCTGGAAGGCATAGTATATCAAGTAATGGACATACGTCAAGTAACGGCCATCAGAGCATCGAACCTGTGTCGACCGTAGATAAGGAACAGAtatcgaaattgatcaaCGAGAAAGATATAATAgcaggtgagaaggaagagttgataggtgaaaaagaagatttgaaaaaggagatgaaagatgtgaagaggaaagtacAGGATGTTGTGAGTGTTTTGTCGTCCACTGTTTGTCAAACGTCAGaacatcagctgattatgTTTATATTTTGTCATTGGTTTAGGAGAATAaattgatggaagagaaagtgaaagtcaCCAATTTGACTTTTGATCTACGTGAATCTCAGAAACAAAGTGAgttcttctctttctctcttgatcACCTGTTTTCGATAGGAACATCAATTGATTCATGTTTGTCTGGTAGATACAAAACTTCGGCAACACTTGGATGAAAGTAAAAATCAAGTCAAGCAACTTACCGATACTTGCAATTTACACATCACGGAGTTGAACGCCCGTCGAGAAGAAGCTAATCGATTCTCCGAAGAAGGTCATAAGAATCGTGATTCTCTACAAGCTGCTCACGCTCAGGTGGAATTGTTGAAAAGACAACTAGATAAGGCTGTTGAGAAAAAAGTGAATAAGAAATTATTAGGTGTGAGTGAGGATATTTTCTCATCTACGATGTATGGATACATGCTGATATGTCGATTATAGTGCTTCTAAATCACATTCTTCAGTTTGGTGTTGTTTTTGGTGGTTTACGTGCGATAGAgagatcgatcttctcctcttcttacctCATATCATTCAGTATGTattttttcctttctctgtcttcttcttatttcCAATTTACGGACATTTGTGTTTTTGTCTATTTGTTAGAAGTATATCGGatttccttctttacctgttTTTGAGTATATATCCAGACTAAAGTTGTGCTATTTGAAAGATTCATGTGATGCAAGAAAGATACATGTCTTCTCTAcatctgattgatcaagatgtgCTGTCACAAATCTTTCGTTCATTCAAATAACAAAATCATCATGGTTGTAAGATCACTACGCCTCACTGCATACAACATCTTTACATCACTCTACAACATCTAAACCTACTTCCAACTCACAATGACCGGAACGTCCAGATCTTCGAAGATATCCGTGAATCATTCCGGCCCATCAATCACACATTTAATGACGAATTTCCCATTCTTGTCTTTACCAGCTTTAGTAATTTCGAAAGCTTCTAACGCATCTTTGAATTTGAAAGTGTGAGTCAATAGAGGTTGGAGATTTACTAGTCCTCGATTCACCAGGTCGATCGCGAGGGGACTGTATAGTAGAAATGGGATCTTAGTATACGTGTAGACTTGCGTTTCGTTGATGAACTCTGGTaagaaatgaaatgaaagtgaaagaaagatggttggatGAGTATAGATTAGAAACTCACTAATCGCCATTACCGTACCTCCATCCACCTTTGATGACAATCTCATTGGTAGTTACTCTGAACATTGGGATCTGAATATCTGGTGGACCGAATCCAGTTTGGACGTATGTGCCTCTACGGTGTTCAAGTATATATTAACATATTACCATATTAGCAAAAGGATTACATATTTCCGTTATTTAGTAAAGAACATCCAAATGAGATCAACTCCACTCACCCAGGCTTAATGGCGTTTAGACCCATTTGTATACATACTTCCGCACCTGTTGCATCAACTACCAAGTCGATCGATCCTGGACCTCTAGCTGGGATACCCAAAGATAACAAGAGGTCGGTAGCGGCTCTGACAGAATATTGAGGTCTGGTTTCGTTCTCGTTTTGCTTGATCTGTCGGTAGAACGGTAGGCCGGATCAACGATTGTGTGTTGTTGTAGAATCAAAAGTATTTGGTATATGGAATGAATCATTATATTTTACTCACCGGAATATAAACATCCGTAGCTGCATACCCTTTTGCAAAATCCAATCTCTCCTTGTTGATATCCACTGCTACGATCCTATTCCCTCCCATCCCCTTCGCTACTGCCATGGCAAGCAGTCCCACCGGTCCAGCACCGAAGATCAAAACGTTGTACCCTGTCTTCATACCGCCTTTGTTGGCTACTGCGTGAACCGCTACGGACAGAGGTTCCATCATGGCTCCGTATTCTAATGCTACGGAGGAAGGGAGTCGATAGACTAAATCTGCGGGACTGAGAATGTATTGAGGATTAGCTACGATGAACGACCTTCGCATTTTAGGCTGGAATGTATATGACCAGAGCCTACTTACAGTTTGTAGTATCGCTGTAATGTACCTCCCCTAGAAGGTGGGTAGGCAGCAAATACCATATGCTCGCAGATCTGATCCAGACACCTTCGATTAGTACAACAGTAGGATATTTTCATTGTAAGGTGGAGATGAGCGCACCTGATAACATCCACCTGAGGGATTAGATTGCGAGGTATCAGTAAACACCTCATGGCATCTCATCTGATGATTCACACTAGGCTTACCTCGACAATCCGTACACATCCTACAAGTAACACCCGGTTCCAAAGCGACTTTATCACCCAGCTGCAAAGCACCTTTATACACTACGTTCTTTGAGGTGTCTATATCTTTCCCATTGGACCCTTGGGACAATTTCTCGGCAAGTTCGGTAGCCTGCTTAGCTTGCAGGGCGACGTTGGATCCAAGTTGGACGATTATACCGGCCGATTCGTGACCTAGACACATTGGTTCTTCTAGGGCGACTAAGCCCATCGCACCAGTGTTGTAGACTTTCCAGAGGGTTGTGCCCATCAGCGTACAGAAATCACAGCAAAGCGTGGATACTACAGGAAATATGGATATATCAATGATCCACCCACAGTGTACATCCGATCCACATATACCTGTCTTCTTTATTTCGATGAGTACTTCATCAGGACCAAGCTCAGGAATGGATTGCTATGAAGCAGCTTGTCAGCAccacatcttcttctttttttcGTGGTGACGAATGAACATCACTTACCTCCTCATAACCTGTCTTCAACTTATCGTACAGAATGAAAGCTGGATTGTCCTTGGGCTTGAAATCTGCTGGATGGGGATCACCCCGGGGAAGCACAGCGTGTGATGACATCGTGGGTAGCTTGTTGTCTGAGAAGATTTCGTGTGAGAAAACGATTCTAACTCTGATTTATGAGTCGACGACTATCTTGCTTGCAGATTGACAGTTGGGACAGGATGAACAATGCGAACAAGTCTTGGAATCCAACACAGGCAACGGGATATAAGCACTCATAACAATCATTCTACTGACTATGTTCGGCCCGAATCCGGCGTGATGATGGAAGTATGGAAGAATCACCAAACATGCAGCATCTTTGGTAGCATgtgatcagatgatgatcaccCCTCCACCTGATGTAGTTCGACCGGGGTCTCCACAGATTCAGATAAAAGCATTCCTTTGGGTCTCGGTTACAGTCTCGGCTTCTTACATACTGACATTAATGCCACTATCGGTAATATCTGCATCTCCCTGGGGTGTACACATGGTTAACACGTGGACTCTACCGGGCTCTTCAGGGAAAGTGGATCTGAAAATTCGAAATAAAACCTCGCTCTGCGACTCGACGAAAAAGAATTGACAGATCTGGCTGATCGCTGCAGTGATAACTTCGCGTGTATAAAGCACATCCACCCCTTCCTACTCCCCCTCCTTCTTATACAGCACCATAAAAAACATATCAAAAGGACCATCAGCGTCCACCCCTCttacatcaacatcatcaaaagCTCACAAACGAGCAATCCTCAGTACCTTGACCTTCACTCCACGCCTATACTTGCCGCTCAACATGCTTACCCGGCAATCCCGTTTCCTTCGAACTCTACCCACCTCTGCTCCTTCAGCCTCCAGACTGGTCGCTACCCCCGCTGTATCGCAGAGGAGGTACAAGTCGACCGATCGATCATCGCGAATCCACACTTCCTCCATTCAGAATGCTCCTAGAGAAGCAGCGCCAAGAGATAAAGGAATATCGCTCGAGGCTAAAGACAGAGTAAGAGCACACATCAGAACCCTTCAATCAAGTGCTATCACCGGTGCTTCACCTGCCGTTCGACCTGCTCCAGCCCAGCATTTCCAGACCCCTTCCCCTGCTCAAACTATCCCCAAGAACACCCCTACCTACGAAAGTGAGACTGGTACGCAGATCAAGAATGGACTGGATTACTCGTGAGTATCATGGAGCATGCAGGTGTCTGACAACGATATCGCTGACGATATCGCTGATGATCCCTTCGTCATAGCTTTGTTGGTCTTTCAGGTGGTCAGATCTTCCACGAGATGATGCTCCGACACGATGTCAAGCAAGTTTTCGGTTACCCCGGTGGAGCCATCTTACCCGTTTTTGACGCCATctacaactcacctcatttcGAATTCGTCTTACCTCGACACGAGCAAGGTGCTGGGCACATGGCCGAGGGTTACGCCAGAGTATCTGGCAAACCCGGTGTCGTCCTTGTCACTTCCGGTCCAGGAGCTACCAACGTTATCACCCCCATGCAAGACGCCTTATCAGATGGTGTACCAATGGTCGTCTTCTGTGGTCAAGTGGCTACCAACCTGATCGGATCAGATTCGTTCCAAGAGGCAGACATGGTTGGAATCTCTCGAAGTTGTACCAAATGGAATGTAATGGTTAAAGATATCGCCGAGTTACCTCGAAGAATCAATGAAGCTTTCAAGATCGCTACTACCGGTCGACCAGGTCCAGTCTTAGTTGATCTACCAAAGGACGTTACAGCTGCTATCCTCCGAACTCCTGTCCCAGCCAAATCTGCTCAACCAGGTTCATCCCCTTACCTCCCTTCTAGCCCCCTGAATCCTACCAATTCTACCGCTCCTATTCCCGGAGAACCATCCCTGATCGCCGCTGCAGCCAGGATGATAAATAAGGCCAAGCGACCAATCGTCTACGCAGGTAATGGTGTACTCGCCTCTCCAGAAGGTCCAAAATTACTCAAGCAACTTTCTGATCTCGGTAGTATACCTGTAACCACCACTTTACAAGGTTTAGGTGCTTACGATGAACGAGATGAGAAATCACTACACATGCTCGGTATGCACGGTTCAGCTTATGCGAACTTTGCCATGCAAGAGGCAGACGTCATCATAGCTTTGGGTGCTAGGTTCGATGATCGAGTAACTGGAAAAGTCGatagtgagtgatcattCCAACTTCTACAGCTAGTCCTTCATAGAGCATAATCGgacgatcaagctgatgtggTATTTTGGGATCAGCCTTTGCTCCTGCCGCCAAAGCGGCTGCTCAAGAAGGTACAGGAGGTATCATCCATTTCGAAATCCAACCTAAAAACATCAACAAGATCGTCGAAGCTCAGATCCCAGTTCTTGGTGATGTCGTTGCATCCCTCGGTCAACTCTTACCCCAGATCGAGGCTGTTGACCGATCAGCTTGGATAGCAAGATGTAGAGCCAACAAAGAGAGATACCCATTCACTTTCACCCCTTCCGCTGAAGGTCAGAAATTGAAACCACAAGAAGTTGTACAGGAGCTGAACAAACAAGCTGAAATTATTGGAAGTGAGTGCAACGGCTTTTACAATTTTCTGCTGTAACGATACTGATGTCTTATCTTGTATCTGTAGAGGAGAAAGTCATTGTCACCACCGGTGTAGGTCAACATCAAATGTGGGCTTGTCAGTATTACAGATGGACTGAACCTCGATCATGGGTATCTTCCGGTGGTCTCGGTACGATGGGTTTCGGATTGCCTTCCGCTATTGGTGCCAAAGTCGCTGCTCCTGAGAAA
The nucleotide sequence above comes from Kwoniella europaea PYCC6329 chromosome 1, complete sequence. Encoded proteins:
- a CDS encoding chlorophyll synthesis pathway protein BchC, yielding MSSHAVLPRGDPHPADFKPKDNPAFILYDKLKTGYEEQSIPELGPDEVLIEIKKTGICGSDVHFYNTGAMGLVALEEPMCLGHESAGIIVQLGSNNVVYKGALQLGDKVALEPGVTCRMCTDCRGKPSICEHMVFAAYPPSRGGTLQRYYKLPADLVYRLPSSVALEYGAMMEPLSVAVHAVANKGGMKTGYNVLIFGAGPVGLLAMAVAKGMGGNRIVAVDINKERLDFAKGYAATDVYIPIKQNENETRPQYSVRAATDLLLSLGIPARGPGSIDLVVDATGAEVCIQMGLNAIKPGGTYVQTGFGPPDIQIPMFRVTTNEIVIKGGWRYGNGDYPLAIDLVNRGLVNLQPLLTHTFKFKDALEAFEITKAGKDKNGKFVIKCVIDGPE
- a CDS encoding acetolactate synthase, mitochondrial — protein: MLTRQSRFLRTLPTSAPSASRLVATPAVSQRRYKSTDRSSRIHTSSIQNAPREAAPRDKGISLEAKDRVRAHIRTLQSSAITGASPAVRPAPAQHFQTPSPAQTIPKNTPTYESETGTQIKNGLDYSFVGLSGGQIFHEMMLRHDVKQVFGYPGGAILPVFDAIYNSPHFEFVLPRHEQGAGHMAEGYARVSGKPGVVLVTSGPGATNVITPMQDALSDGVPMVVFCGQVATNLIGSDSFQEADMVGISRSCTKWNVMVKDIAELPRRINEAFKIATTGRPGPVLVDLPKDVTAAILRTPVPAKSAQPGSSPYLPSSPLNPTNSTAPIPGEPSLIAAAARMINKAKRPIVYAGNGVLASPEGPKLLKQLSDLGSIPVTTTLQGLGAYDERDEKSLHMLGMHGSAYANFAMQEADVIIALGARFDDRVTGKVDTFAPAAKAAAQEGTGGIIHFEIQPKNINKIVEAQIPVLGDVVASLGQLLPQIEAVDRSAWIARCRANKERYPFTFTPSAEGQKLKPQEVVQELNKQAEIIGKEKVIVTTGVGQHQMWACQYYRWTEPRSWVSSGGLGTMGFGLPSAIGAKVAAPEKVVVDIDGDASFSMTAMELATASQYNIGVKVLLFNNEFQGMVEQWQDLFYENRYSHTRMTNPNFVKLSESMGAKALRCTNLKDLPAMMKEFLEYDGTRPIVMECIVSSEHVYPMVPAGKALHEQILHPLLRTKSN